In Paramisgurnus dabryanus chromosome 7, PD_genome_1.1, whole genome shotgun sequence, the following are encoded in one genomic region:
- the sp7 gene encoding transcription factor Sp7 — MAASILEEETRYGSSPLAMLTATCNKFGSTSPVRDSATPGKAGNTAPVRKPYSMTSELQSPKNGRGNEGIADTYSGSFTSSGGLLTPTGSPPPPHTGTYNTDYNPFSTFQTSAVSQDPSLLGSKTTADCLTSVNTYLDMTHPYGSWYKGIHPGITAAPANATTSWWDVHTNSNWLSAGQTQPDGLQGPLQPVAPQASLNPQMPSYTPEFTSLNPAPYPSVGLSSSSHLLQSSQHMLPQDMYKPKPVGSSGILDNSMGLKPARGSGGYAGGSTTGRSSCDCPNCQELERLGASAASLRKKPVHSCHIPGCGKVYGKASHLKAHLRWHTGERPFVCNWLFCGKRFTRSDELERHVRTHTREKKFTCLLCNKRFTRSDHLSKHQKTHTEASLQGKGVEGDVEPRGPEESTDSSKVVPPSGMQDPTASGEEKNGTGNGVESGSGLLEI, encoded by the exons ATGGCCGCGTCGATTCTGGAG GAGGAAACACGTTATGGATCCAGTCCCTTGGCTATGCTAACCGCCACTTGCAACAAATTTGGAAGCACCAGTCCAGTCCGAGATTCCGCCACACCCGGTAAAGCAGGAAACACAGCACCTGTTAGGAAACCCTACAGCATGACGTCTGAACTTCAGAGCCCCAAAAACGGACGAGGCAACGAGGGCATAGCGGACACTTACAGCGGCTCTTTCACGTCCAGCGGTGGCTTGCTAACCCCAACCGGTAGCCCTCCACCTCCTCATACCGGAACGTACAACACCGACTACAACCCGTTTTCCACATTTCAGACCTCCGCTGTCTCTCAGGACCCTTCACTTCTGGGGAGCAAAACCACAGCAGACTGCCTGACCAGCGTCAACACCTACCTGGATATGACGCACCCTTACGGCTCATGGTACAAGGGCATCCACCCCGGTATCACGGCCGCGCCCGCGAATGCCACTACTTCTTGGTGGGATGTCCACACTAATTCGAACTGGCTTAGTGCCGGACAGACTCAGCCCGACGGCCTTCAAGGCCCACTGCAACCCGTGGCCCCACAGGCCTCCCTCAATCCTCAGATGCCCAGCTACACCCCTGAGTTCACCTCCCTCAATCCGGCACCGTACCCCTCTGTGGGTTTGAGTTCATCTTCACACTTGCTCCAGTCCTCGCAGCATATGCTGCCACAGGACATGTACAAGCCCAAGCCGGTGGGTAGTTCTGGGATCCTGGATAATTCCATGGGACTAAAACCGGCCAGGGGTTCTGGTGGATACGCGGGTGGCTCTACCACAGGTAGGTCTTCCTGCGATTGCCCAAACTGTCAGGAGTTGGAGAGGCTCGGGGCATCCGCGGCATCCCTGCGCAAGAAACCTGTACACAGCTGCCACATTCCTGGATGTGGAAAGGTCTACGGCAAGGCCTCTCACTTGAAGGCTCACCTGCGTTGGCATACGGGCGAGAGACCCTTCGTGTGCAACTGGCTCTTCTGTGGTAAGCGCTTCACTCGTTCAGATGAACTGGAGCGCCACGTGCGCACGCATACGCGGGAGAAGAAGTTCACTTGTCTGCTTTGCAATAAGCGCTTTACTCGTAGCGACCACCTGAGCAAACATCAGAAGACCCACACAGAAGCTAGCCTGCAGGGTAAAGGTGTGGAGGGCGACGTGGAACCCAGAGGCCCAGAAGAATCGACAGATTCCAGTAAGGTGGTCCCTCCAAGTGGCATGCAGGACCCCACGGCCAGCGGAGAAGAGAAGAACGGCACAGGAAACGGTGTGGAGAGCGGCAGTGGTCTGCTGGAGATATAA
- the igsf8 gene encoding immunoglobulin superfamily member 8, giving the protein MASWRVAFIVLLWEFHCSVCRDVSVPAGPLYRVAGFPLSLPCTVSAYEGSRTQDFEWSLYREDAKGQQMHVVSTRDTEFPYAPFQPRVRSGEVRVERDSGDKARLIIQRLRPEDQGRYECYTPSTDTRYLGNYSSSVVVKVIPDTLLITHSRILSGQPMIEGAELQLTCMASVQSEQHTHVAVTFGMRSSKGTESAGHNLREIIALDRELLVTPGHGGSYERRYKEGEIALEKIKGDGGRDLYVLKISALTPDDSGAYFCEAVQWVRDPQGTWERIAQRTMEMGNLTVQPLADTLTVRSTPEGAVSLQTGAPLTLTCKVSGVGLWNRSALLVQWMRRGRTGGTEVEVARMGTDGVVSWGDDVSRAGGGSMEKEADGSFSLRLFSVHPVDSGLYRCAVSVYAGRLTPGPSSPATITQRSDWVTVNLKTEDVRVSATIDLLQRSLLKRGSTVILICNVSVLTTGPFQVEVKWFQKREDPERNNIPLSEDSRGRALATLTYAGLAQIHSNSSELSVDRVSVSSYRLRIFSAHDEDQGHYRCQVEVWSQDPHGVWYNTGGRAESETVHLYLYARVADLLLIPLVIGASSALFIGVLIISAVTCCFMRRLAKQRSQTRK; this is encoded by the exons ATGGCATCGTGGAGGGTCGCGTTTATCGTTTTACTGTGGG AGTTCCATTGTAGTGTTTGCCGTGACGTTTCTGTCCCGGCCGGTCCACTGTACCGGGTAGCCGGGTTCCCTCTGTCCCTGCCCTGCACCGTTTCAGCATACGAAGGCTCACGGACTCAGGACTTTGAGTGGTCCCTGTACCGGGAGGATGCCAAGGGTCAGCAGATGCATGTGGTGTCCACACGAGATACCGAGTTCCCGTACGCTCCCTTCCAGCCTCGTGTACGATCGGGTGAGGTTCGGGTGGAGAGGGACTCGGGCGACAAAGCCAGACTGATAATTCAGAGGCTCCGCCCAGAGGACCAGGGTCGTTACGAATGTTACACGCCCAGCACTGACACCCGCTACCTGGGGAACTACAGTTCATCAGTGGTGGTCAAAG TGATTCCAGATACTCTGCTCATAACACACTCACGCATCCTAAGCGGCCAGCCTATGATCGAGGGGGCGGAGCTTCAGCTGACCTGCATGGCCTCCGTCCAATCAGAGCAGCACACTCACGTGGCAGTCACGTTTGGCATGCGAAGCAGCAAGGGGACGGAGTCCGCAGGCCACAACCTTCGAGAAATCATCGCCTTGGATCGCGAGCTGCTTGTGACTCCGGGGCATGGTGGATCGTATGAGAGGAGATATAAAGAGGGAGAAATCGCTCTGGAAAAGATAAAAGGAGATGGAGGAAGGGATCTGTACGTGCTGAAGATAAGCGCCCTGACACCGGACGATTCCGGAGCGTATTTTTGCGAAGCCGTGCAGTGGGTCAGAGACCCACAGGGCACATGGGAACGCATCGCTCAGAGAACCATGGAGATGGGAAATCTCACCGTTCAACCTCTCG CGGACACGCTCACCGTACGCTCGACACCAGAAGGTGCCGTATCGCTGCAGACCGGCGCTCCGCTCACCCTCACCTGTAAGGTGTCTGGCGTGGGCTTGTGGAACCGCTCGGCACTCCTCGTCCAGTGGATGCGGCGCGGGAGGACAGGGGGAACGGAGGTGGAGGTGGCACGCATGGGCACTGACGGTGTCGTGAGCTGGGGCGATGATGTCAGCAGGGCGGGTGGAGGCAGTATGGAGAAGGAAGCAGACGGGAGTTTCTCTCTGCGCCTGTTTTCTGTTCACCCCGTTGATTCCGGACTCTACCGGTGTGCCGTGAGCGTGTACGCCGGCCGACTAACACCAGGACCATCGAGCCCTGCTACCATAACTCAGAGGTCTGATTGGGTCACTGTTAACTTGAAGACTGAAG ATGTCCGTGTATCCGCCACCATTGATCTGCTCCAACGATCGCTGCTGAAACGAGGCAGTACGGTCATCCTGATCTGCAACGTTTCTGTGCTGACCACCGGTCCTTTCCAGGTGGAAGTGAAGTGGTTTCAGAAGAGAGAAGATCCAGAGAGAAACAACATCCCATTGTCAGAGGACAGCAGAGGGCGCGCCCTGGCGACTCTGACCTACGCCGGTCTGGCACAGATCCACAGTAACAGCAGTGAACTGAGTGTCGATCGCGTGTCCGTGAGTTCTTACAGGCTGAGAATATTCTCGGCCCATGATGAGGATCAGGGTCACTATCGGTGTCAGGTGGAGGTTTGGTCACAGGACCCACACGGCGTATGGTACAACACCGGCGGCAGAGCGGAGTCTGAGACCGTACACCTATACCTGTATGCTCGAG TTGCTGATCTGCTGCTCATTCCCCTGGTGATCGGCGCCTCGTCTGCGTTGTTTATTGGTGTGTTGATCATCTCAGCTGTGACGTGTTGCTTCATGAGGAGACTCGCCAAACAGCGCTCACAAACAAGGAAGTAG